GGTGTTACTCGAAACCTGGCGCCAGGTCATCGACGCATTGGGCGGCCCGGCAAAGGTGGTCATCGGCGGCAAGTCCATGGGTGGGCGTATGGCCAGCTTGCTGGCGGCGCAGTTGGAACAGGCCGCAACGCCGGTGCGCGGACTGGTCTGTCTCGGCTATCCGTTCCACGGACCTGGCCGTCCCATCGGGCCCAACCGGCTGGATCATATGCTGACCATCGAAACGCCGACTCTGATTTGCCAAGGTAGCCGCGACAGCATGGGCACCCGCGAGGAAATGCAAGGCTATGGTCTGCCATCCTCTATCCGCACCTGCTATCTGGAAGATGGCGACCATGGCTTCAAACCGCGCAAGGCGTCGGGCCGGACCGAAACGCAGAACTGGGATGCGGCCATGGAGGCGGTAGCCGGGTTCGTGGGAGGCCTGTGACGCCATGGCGGTGTCCGTCGAATTCCTGGATCATGTGACGGATCTGCTGGCCCCGGTCGGCACCGTTACTCATCGCCGCATGTTCGGCGGGGCAGGTCTGTATCTGGATGGAATCATTATTGGCCTCGTGGCCGATGACGTGCTTTATTTC
The sequence above is drawn from the Magnetospira sp. QH-2 genome and encodes:
- a CDS encoding alpha/beta fold hydrolase, whose amino-acid sequence is MTGLLFNGPADGPVIALAHGAGAPMDSPFMAYFAEELGNRGFRVARFEFPYMAGRRTGGSKRPPDRAPVLLETWRQVIDALGGPAKVVIGGKSMGGRMASLLAAQLEQAATPVRGLVCLGYPFHGPGRPIGPNRLDHMLTIETPTLICQGSRDSMGTREEMQGYGLPSSIRTCYLEDGDHGFKPRKASGRTETQNWDAAMEAVAGFVGGL